TGCCACGTATTCTACCTACGCTGAACGCAAAGTGGCGGCCTTCATTCAAGACCGCGTGGGTCCTAACCGGGCCGGTCCGCTGGGCTTGTTTCAGCCATTGGCCGATGCCGTGAAACTGTTCTTCAAAGAAGAATTCGTGCCGGCCAATGCCAACAAATTCCTGTTCATTGCGGGACCGTCTTTGGCTATGTTAACGGCCTGTATGTCCAGCGCGGTGATTCCGTTTGGCAATACCTTGTTGATTGACGGTCAGTACATTGCGGTGCAGGCCATTGAGGTGAACATCGGGATTCTCTACATCTTTGGCGTAGTGGCGTTGGGTGTGTACGGCATCATGATTGGCGGCTGGGCGTCTAACAACAAATTCTCGTTGTTGGGAGCCATTCGCGCGGCGTCACAGAACATCAGTTACGAGTTGGCCATGGGTATGTCCATCATCGCGCTGTTAGTCTTGACCGGCTCTCTTTCTTTGGGCGTGATTGCAAGGCAGCAGGGCGAAACGCTGTTCGGTATCTCCGGCATGAACTGGAACATTTTCTATCAGCCGGTAGGCTTTTTAATTTTCCTGGTGTGTGCCTTCGCCGAAACCAACCGCGTGCCCTTTGACTTACCTGAGTGCGAGACGGAGCTGGTAGGAGGTTATCACACCGAGTATAGCTCTATGGGTATGGGCTTATATTTGTTTGCCGAATATGTGAACATCTTCGTGGCCTCGGCCGTGATGGCGACGCTGTACTTTGGCGGCTACAACTTCCCGTTCATGTATGACCTGGGCTTGCCGCACAACGTGGTGACCATTTTGGGTACGGTGGTGCTGTTTATAAAAATTCTGATGTTCATTTTCTTCTTCATGTGGGTGCGCTGGACCTTGCCGCGTTTCCGGTATGACCAATTGATGAACTTGGGCTGGAAAATCTTGATTCCGCTTTCTATCGCCAATGTGGTGATTACGGCTGCGGTTATTCTGCTGAAAGAAGAATATTTCAGATAGCAGCTTGCGGGTTTTGTGAAAATCCCACAGACAATTTAACGACTGAACGAGATGCAATCATTAAGTAATAGAGCGAAGAAACTGGAGAAAAAGCCCATGACTTTCTCGGAGAGAATGTATCTCCCGGCAATCTTCTCGGGCTTGAGTATCACCATGCGGCACTTCTTCAAGAAGAAAGCCACCATTAGATATCCAGAGGAAACCCGCCCCATGAGCACCGTATGGCGCGGTCTGCACGTGCTCAAGCGCGACGAAAAAGGCAGAGAGCGTTGCACGGCCTGCGGGCTGTGCGCGGTGGCCTGTCCGGCCGAGGCCATTACCATGGTCTCCGGTGAGCGCAAGCGCGGCGAGGAGCATCTGTACCGTGAGGAGAAATACGCGGTGAGTTACGAG
This region of Rufibacter sp. LB8 genomic DNA includes:
- a CDS encoding NADH-quinone oxidoreductase subunit I; the protein is MQSLSNRAKKLEKKPMTFSERMYLPAIFSGLSITMRHFFKKKATIRYPEETRPMSTVWRGLHVLKRDEKGRERCTACGLCAVACPAEAITMVSGERKRGEEHLYREEKYAVSYEINMLRCIFCGLCEEACPKAAIFLQNDKTAPARYERDEFIYGKDRLVEPMPIDLTSYAAQR
- the nuoH gene encoding NADH-quinone oxidoreductase subunit NuoH: MELSVLVVKALIIFGVFGITLLIATYSTYAERKVAAFIQDRVGPNRAGPLGLFQPLADAVKLFFKEEFVPANANKFLFIAGPSLAMLTACMSSAVIPFGNTLLIDGQYIAVQAIEVNIGILYIFGVVALGVYGIMIGGWASNNKFSLLGAIRAASQNISYELAMGMSIIALLVLTGSLSLGVIARQQGETLFGISGMNWNIFYQPVGFLIFLVCAFAETNRVPFDLPECETELVGGYHTEYSSMGMGLYLFAEYVNIFVASAVMATLYFGGYNFPFMYDLGLPHNVVTILGTVVLFIKILMFIFFFMWVRWTLPRFRYDQLMNLGWKILIPLSIANVVITAAVILLKEEYFR